One Tolypothrix bouteillei VB521301 DNA window includes the following coding sequences:
- a CDS encoding FitA-like ribbon-helix-helix domain-containing protein — translation MTSITIFNVDGNIKNLLQQRAAKNDRSIEEEVKEILPQALIENQKPPVNLVNMIEKRFAHLGDFELGEVTGEPMRTAPTFE, via the coding sequence ATGACAAGCATTACCATTTTTAACGTTGACGGCAACATTAAAAATCTTTTGCAACAACGTGCTGCAAAAAATGACCGTTCGATAGAAGAAGAAGTAAAAGAGATTCTCCCTCAGGCTTTAATAGAAAATCAAAAACCTCCTGTAAATCTTGTGAATATGATTGAAAAACGTTTTGCTCACTTGGGAGATTTTGAACTCGGAGAAGTGACTGGGGAACCTATGCGGACTGCACCCACTTTTGAATGA
- a CDS encoding acyltransferase family protein translates to MLLLQNFWESYSHRPKKHIYKETFMKPERNNSLDRLKALSIIFVLIWHLQPIKFIIDSNSHTLLVVIARIFLDLQLQLCLIAVPLFYIISLYLFFQKPELQSLKKRLIRLIKIYLVWSIFQNIFYMIISQELPTWSWDIITGIQPSLPLVGDSVFYFLFNLIILLIFAFLYQIQSKKLKLIVSLTLVGFSLFYFEALYFFNSNLPYHWLLNFLIYIPIAFYLVNHPEKILKFKGCYLIAYVLFSLHDIYLRIYNQIPSIYGRVSIVCGALSIFCYIYSPQNNQKNLLVEKIAKYSLGLFALHKYWQYLFVLLLQKYKIAMMIGIFGIPLNIIFLVESIFVIFFTTLSIYLLKSTPFKQLVT, encoded by the coding sequence ATGTTACTTTTACAAAATTTTTGGGAATCATATAGCCATCGCCCTAAAAAGCATATTTATAAAGAAACATTTATGAAACCAGAAAGAAATAATAGTTTGGACAGATTAAAAGCATTAAGTATTATTTTTGTTTTGATATGGCATTTACAACCTATTAAATTTATTATAGATAGCAACTCTCATACACTTTTAGTTGTTATTGCAAGAATTTTTCTAGATTTACAACTTCAATTATGTTTAATAGCAGTTCCTTTATTTTATATAATTTCTCTTTATCTATTTTTTCAAAAACCCGAGCTTCAATCTTTAAAGAAAAGACTTATTAGATTGATAAAAATATATTTAGTTTGGTCGATTTTTCAAAATATTTTTTATATGATAATTTCACAAGAACTTCCTACTTGGTCTTGGGATATTATTACAGGTATACAACCAAGCTTACCATTAGTTGGAGATTCTGTGTTCTATTTCCTGTTTAATTTAATCATTTTATTAATCTTTGCTTTTTTATATCAAATACAATCAAAAAAGTTAAAACTGATTGTATCGCTTACACTTGTAGGGTTTTCTTTATTTTATTTTGAAGCACTTTACTTTTTCAATTCCAATCTTCCTTACCATTGGTTATTAAATTTTCTCATTTATATTCCTATTGCTTTTTATTTGGTAAACCATCCAGAGAAAATATTAAAGTTTAAAGGCTGCTATTTAATCGCATACGTACTGTTTTCTCTTCATGATATTTATTTGCGTATATATAACCAGATTCCCAGTATTTATGGTAGAGTTTCTATTGTTTGTGGAGCTTTGAGTATTTTTTGTTATATTTATTCACCTCAAAATAATCAAAAAAATTTGTTAGTAGAAAAAATAGCTAAATACTCTCTTGGTCTATTCGCATTACATAAGTACTGGCAATATTTATTTGTGTTATTACTTCAAAAGTATAAAATAGCTATGATGATTGGTATCTTTGGAATACCTTTAAACATAATTTTCCTGGTAGAAAGTATTTTTGTAATATTCTTTACTACTCTATCAATTTATTTGTTAAAATCGACTCCTTTTAAACAGCTTGTTACTTAG
- a CDS encoding GNAT family N-acetyltransferase: MSYESFRGEGYGDALLATAEQEAVKRGCQYVYLDTFSFQAPEFYRKQGRILHRERSHANRITLLLVSLSIIYLPIFNQQVINALEFSSIMGNKS, from the coding sequence TTGTCCTATGAGTCTTTTCGCGGAGAAGGTTACGGGGATGCTCTTCTAGCTACTGCGGAACAAGAAGCCGTGAAGCGAGGTTGCCAATATGTGTATTTGGATACATTCAGTTTTCAAGCTCCGGAGTTTTACCGGAAACAGGGAAGGATTTTACACCGAGAAAGGAGCCATGCGAATCGCATAACTTTGCTGCTTGTTTCATTGTCAATTATCTATCTCCCAATCTTCAATCAGCAAGTTATTAACGCGCTTGAATTCTCTAGTATTATGGGTAATAAGAGTTAA
- the vapC gene encoding type II toxin-antitoxin system tRNA(fMet)-specific endonuclease VapC: MKFLLDTNTCIIYMRGKNLALKQKLESTTTKDIAVCSIVKAELFYGAIKSVNPERNLTLQQEFLAQFISLPFDDFSAMTFGMIRSELEALGTPIGAYDLQIAAIALTNNLTLITHNTREFKRVNNLLIEDWEIDN; this comes from the coding sequence GTGAAATTCTTGTTAGATACTAACACTTGCATTATCTATATGCGTGGTAAAAATCTCGCCTTAAAGCAGAAACTAGAATCTACTACTACCAAAGATATTGCTGTTTGCTCAATCGTCAAAGCCGAATTATTTTATGGAGCAATCAAAAGTGTTAACCCAGAACGTAATCTAACCTTACAGCAAGAATTTTTAGCTCAATTTATATCGCTACCCTTTGACGATTTCTCTGCAATGACATTTGGAATGATTCGCTCTGAGTTAGAAGCATTAGGTACTCCAATCGGAGCGTATGATTTACAAATTGCTGCGATCGCACTGACAAATAATTTAACTCTTATTACCCATAATACTAGAGAATTCAAGCGCGTTAATAACTTGCTGATTGAAGATTGGGAGATAGATAATTGA
- a CDS encoding polysaccharide deacetylase family protein, which produces MESNKSYVWSQGIFIALVALCGSFSLGLMMPINPNASKAQIEQPVNLKEIAASTGNQQRVEKFKTAMITTWQQEASIKGLSYAIPSRFQGVTIKSANQITGEKAIALTFDDGPWSGGTVQILDILKKNNIKATFFVVGQMLKEHPELARRIVAEGHIIGNHTWHHWYHQFSPQAAAYEIETTSDLIYKTTGVKTTLFRPPGGMMHNGLVNYAKNQKYTVVMWSADSVDYSRPAVPRLVRNVMKDSKSGGIVLMHDGGGNRTKTIQALPQIINNFKERGYRFVTVPELLEMEDNGIKLAEAKKGTVTAVKKNKRSANSDR; this is translated from the coding sequence GTGGAAAGCAATAAATCATATGTTTGGTCTCAAGGAATATTTATAGCATTAGTTGCTTTATGCGGTAGTTTTAGTCTTGGTTTGATGATGCCTATCAACCCAAATGCTTCTAAAGCTCAGATTGAACAACCTGTAAATTTAAAAGAAATAGCAGCCAGCACGGGAAATCAACAGCGAGTTGAGAAATTCAAGACAGCCATGATAACAACTTGGCAGCAAGAAGCAAGCATAAAGGGTCTTTCCTATGCCATCCCATCACGCTTTCAAGGTGTCACTATTAAAAGTGCAAACCAGATAACAGGTGAAAAAGCTATTGCGTTAACTTTTGATGATGGTCCTTGGTCTGGAGGAACCGTACAGATACTAGATATTCTTAAGAAAAATAATATAAAGGCTACCTTCTTTGTCGTGGGACAGATGCTGAAGGAACACCCAGAATTAGCCAGAAGAATAGTAGCAGAAGGTCACATTATAGGTAATCATACGTGGCATCACTGGTATCACCAATTTAGTCCTCAAGCCGCAGCGTATGAAATCGAAACGACATCAGACCTAATTTATAAAACGACAGGTGTAAAAACAACTTTATTCAGACCACCAGGTGGAATGATGCACAACGGCTTGGTGAATTATGCTAAAAATCAAAAATATACAGTCGTTATGTGGTCTGCTGACTCCGTTGATTACAGCCGTCCTGCTGTACCCAGGCTGGTTAGGAATGTTATGAAAGATTCTAAATCAGGTGGAATTGTACTGATGCACGATGGTGGTGGAAATCGCACAAAAACTATCCAAGCATTACCGCAAATTATTAATAACTTTAAAGAGCGGGGCTATCGTTTTGTAACTGTTCCAGAACTTCTAGAAATGGAAGACAATGGCATCAAGTTAGCAGAAGCTAAGAAAGGTACTGTAACAGCAGTTAAAAAGAACAAGCGATCGGCGAACAGTGACCGATAA
- a CDS encoding DUF2079 domain-containing protein, translated as MKTKVIIPSTVVWMIGVSAVILFVSSSLRHILFQSTAFDLGIFDQAVYLIGQGQPPISSFMGYHILGDHAAFVFYPLALLYKIYPSVYWLFAIQAIALAIGALPTWYLAQEAKLTDRQSIAMVAVYLLYPLVYNINLFDFHPEVMALPLILAAVWWAKQGKIGWFCFAIVFILGCKAVLSLTVAAMGVWLLLIEKRRFCGAFAISTGIAWFFISSQIVIPFFSGREAAAVGRYSYLGNSVVEIAQNLVLKPGVVLGKVFSLENLGYLILLLVPVAWGLSWQSLKPLIGAVPCVALNLIADYQPQKDLVHQYSLPALPFLLLAVIASLAANRGWLRNQKAIIIWSAITFLSLAKFTHFGGKYLESVDNWQATWEAVARVPSKESLYTTASISPHLSQRQFIQLTNADVPPKDLAQFQHVLLNVRHPGWASNQQFASSLVNQLKSHPKFQLNYDRDEVYLFSQKQP; from the coding sequence ATGAAAACAAAAGTAATAATTCCCAGTACAGTTGTTTGGATGATTGGTGTTAGTGCCGTTATTCTCTTTGTGTCTAGCAGTTTACGACACATCCTCTTTCAATCAACTGCTTTTGATTTAGGAATCTTTGACCAAGCCGTTTACTTGATCGGTCAAGGTCAACCGCCCATTTCTTCTTTCATGGGCTATCACATTCTTGGGGATCATGCTGCTTTTGTTTTCTATCCCTTAGCTTTGCTATACAAAATTTATCCCAGCGTTTACTGGTTATTCGCCATACAGGCAATAGCTTTAGCGATTGGTGCTTTGCCGACTTGGTATTTGGCACAAGAAGCTAAATTGACAGATCGGCAATCGATAGCAATGGTAGCTGTGTATTTACTGTACCCACTCGTTTACAATATCAATTTATTTGATTTCCACCCAGAAGTCATGGCTCTTCCCTTGATATTAGCGGCAGTATGGTGGGCAAAACAGGGTAAGATTGGCTGGTTTTGTTTCGCCATTGTGTTTATTTTGGGATGCAAAGCCGTCTTATCACTTACAGTAGCAGCTATGGGTGTTTGGCTACTGCTAATTGAGAAGCGGCGTTTCTGCGGTGCTTTTGCTATTAGTACTGGTATTGCCTGGTTTTTCATCAGTTCTCAAATTGTGATTCCTTTTTTTAGTGGTAGGGAAGCAGCCGCAGTTGGGCGTTACAGTTATTTAGGAAACTCAGTTGTAGAAATTGCTCAAAATTTGGTATTGAAACCAGGAGTTGTGTTGGGAAAAGTCTTTTCTTTAGAGAACTTAGGATATTTAATTTTGCTTTTAGTACCTGTTGCTTGGGGTCTGTCTTGGCAAAGTCTCAAACCTTTAATAGGAGCCGTTCCGTGTGTAGCCCTCAACCTAATAGCTGATTACCAACCACAAAAAGATTTAGTCCATCAATATTCTCTACCAGCACTTCCATTTTTATTGTTAGCTGTTATTGCCAGCCTCGCTGCAAATCGAGGATGGTTGCGGAACCAAAAAGCAATTATTATATGGTCTGCAATTACATTTTTAAGTTTAGCTAAATTTACCCATTTTGGCGGCAAATATTTAGAATCTGTGGATAATTGGCAAGCTACATGGGAAGCTGTTGCTCGAGTTCCATCAAAAGAAAGTCTTTATACGACAGCTTCAATTTCTCCACATTTGTCACAACGACAGTTTATTCAATTGACCAATGCTGATGTGCCTCCAAAGGATTTAGCTCAGTTTCAACACGTCTTGCTTAACGTTCGCCACCCAGGTTGGGCTAGCAATCAACAGTTTGCTTCTAGTTTGGTTAATCAACTGAAAAGTCATCCAAAATTTCAATTAAATTACGATCGCGATGAGGTTTATTTGTTTTCTCAAAAACAACCATGA
- a CDS encoding glycosyltransferase family 2 protein, with product MIKPTYSIVIPIYNEEENISEMYRRLCQVMKQLDGETEAILVDDGSRDRSLFLMRDLHMHDSRIRYLSLARNFGHQIAVTAGLNFVQGRVAIVMDADLQDPPELILSLIEKWRQGYQVVYAQRVSRKQESWLKRFTAFAFYRILQRLSDVDIPSDTGDFCLMDRQVVDVLNSMPERNRYIRGLRAWVGFRQTAVYFEREPRYAGKVKYTFGKSWALALNGIISLSRVPLRLATYLGLVSAAAAILMIFLVLYWRLFDRATPLMGFTLITIALFFIGSVQLFCIGILGEYIGRIYEEVKGRPIYTLKETGGVSQPSVLQAQTVSNTH from the coding sequence TTGATTAAGCCAACCTACTCTATAGTTATACCGATATATAACGAAGAAGAAAATATTTCGGAAATGTACCGTCGTCTTTGTCAGGTGATGAAGCAGTTGGACGGGGAAACAGAGGCAATCTTAGTAGATGACGGGAGTCGAGACCGATCGCTGTTTCTAATGCGCGATCTCCACATGCACGATAGTCGGATAAGATACTTGAGTTTGGCGCGTAATTTCGGTCATCAAATCGCAGTGACTGCAGGTTTGAACTTCGTTCAAGGTAGGGTTGCGATCGTTATGGATGCGGATTTACAAGATCCACCAGAACTGATTTTGTCCCTGATTGAAAAATGGCGACAAGGTTACCAAGTTGTTTACGCTCAACGGGTATCTCGCAAACAAGAAAGCTGGCTAAAGCGCTTTACGGCTTTTGCTTTTTATCGCATTCTCCAAAGGTTATCTGATGTAGACATACCATCGGATACGGGGGATTTTTGCTTGATGGACAGGCAAGTTGTTGATGTCCTCAACTCCATGCCAGAACGCAATCGCTACATTCGCGGTTTAAGGGCTTGGGTAGGGTTTCGCCAAACTGCTGTTTACTTTGAAAGAGAACCTCGTTATGCGGGGAAAGTCAAATATACCTTTGGTAAATCTTGGGCGTTAGCACTGAACGGAATTATTTCTCTGTCACGAGTTCCCCTGCGGTTGGCAACCTATTTGGGGTTAGTGTCAGCTGCCGCCGCTATACTGATGATATTTCTCGTACTTTACTGGCGCTTATTCGATCGAGCGACTCCATTAATGGGCTTTACCCTAATTACCATTGCTCTATTCTTTATCGGTTCTGTTCAATTATTCTGCATTGGTATTCTTGGGGAATACATTGGTCGTATCTATGAAGAAGTGAAAGGGCGTCCTATTTATACGTTGAAAGAAACTGGGGGGGTTTCTCAACCATCGGTACTTCAAGCACAAACAGTGAGTAATACACACTAA
- a CDS encoding class I SAM-dependent methyltransferase has product MDKNFYLQYASVEEKHWWFVGRRAIVDMMIGKLSLPKNPKILEAGCGTGGNLNMLARHGQVSAMELDEVACAIANKQEVTQVQLGSLPNHIPFTEKYDLIVILDVLEHIDDDKAALLALRSRLKPGGWLLVTVPAYQFLWSQHDEINHHKRRYVLTALKQLVRKAGFTVRYSSYFNSFLFPIVALVRGLRKLFRLESNSVASSDLALPSKPVNRFLSLLFASERYLLNRFSIPFGVSIVLLAQKTD; this is encoded by the coding sequence ATGGACAAAAATTTTTATCTCCAGTACGCCTCTGTTGAAGAAAAGCATTGGTGGTTTGTTGGTCGCCGTGCGATCGTAGATATGATGATTGGCAAACTCTCTTTGCCAAAAAATCCCAAAATTTTAGAAGCTGGGTGCGGTACGGGTGGCAACTTGAATATGCTGGCTCGACACGGTCAAGTGTCAGCAATGGAGTTAGACGAAGTTGCTTGTGCGATCGCCAACAAGCAAGAAGTCACGCAAGTTCAGTTGGGAAGTTTGCCGAATCATATTCCTTTTACAGAGAAATACGATCTGATTGTGATACTTGATGTCTTAGAACATATAGATGATGATAAAGCAGCTTTATTAGCCTTGCGTTCGAGACTGAAGCCTGGTGGTTGGTTGTTAGTGACAGTTCCCGCTTACCAATTTTTATGGAGCCAGCATGATGAAATTAACCATCACAAACGTCGTTACGTTTTAACAGCTTTGAAGCAACTTGTCAGGAAAGCTGGTTTTACAGTGCGTTACAGCAGCTATTTTAATTCTTTTTTATTTCCTATTGTTGCTCTTGTTCGTGGTCTGCGGAAGTTGTTTCGCTTGGAGAGCAATTCCGTTGCTAGCAGCGATCTAGCTTTGCCATCGAAACCTGTGAATCGGTTTTTGAGTCTTTTGTTTGCAAGCGAACGCTATTTACTCAATCGGTTTAGCATACCCTTTGGTGTATCTATTGTGCTTTTAGCACAGAAAACAGACTAG
- a CDS encoding 1-deoxy-D-xylulose-5-phosphate reductoisomerase: MKAITLLGSTGSIGTQTLDIVAQSSDRFRIVGLAAGNNVELLASQIRQFRPSIVALCAVEKLPALKEAIKDIDPQPILLAGEAGVIEVARYGEAETVVTGIVGCAGLLPTIAAIEAGKDIALANKETLIAGGPVVLPLIEKHGVKLLPADSEHSAIFQCLQGVPKGGLKKILLTASGGAFRDWEVERLAAVTVADALKHPNWTMGRKITVDSATLMNKGLEVIEAHFLFGLDYKDIEIVIHPQSIIHSLIELQDTSVLAQLGWPDMRLPLLYALSWPDRIYTNWERLDLVKVGNLTFREPDHQKYPCMKLAYAAGRAGGSMPAVLNAANEQAVALFLEEKIRFLDIPWCIEWVCDRHTKDNRSNPSLDDIVAADRWARQEVLTATEKLTSRSQIISA; this comes from the coding sequence GTGAAAGCAATAACACTTCTTGGTTCCACTGGCTCGATCGGTACCCAGACTCTAGATATAGTAGCTCAGTCAAGCGATCGCTTTCGGATTGTTGGACTCGCTGCTGGGAATAATGTAGAACTATTAGCTTCTCAAATCCGGCAATTTCGACCAAGCATAGTCGCTCTGTGCGCGGTAGAGAAATTACCAGCACTGAAAGAAGCAATCAAAGATATCGATCCCCAACCCATTTTACTTGCGGGGGAGGCTGGAGTTATTGAGGTTGCCCGATATGGTGAAGCTGAAACAGTCGTTACGGGTATTGTTGGTTGTGCGGGTTTGCTACCCACAATTGCTGCCATTGAAGCTGGCAAAGATATTGCCTTGGCAAATAAAGAAACACTGATTGCTGGTGGTCCTGTCGTTTTACCCCTAATTGAAAAACATGGTGTAAAACTGCTACCTGCAGATTCAGAACATTCAGCTATTTTTCAGTGTTTGCAAGGCGTTCCTAAAGGCGGTTTAAAGAAAATTTTACTGACTGCTTCTGGTGGTGCTTTCCGCGATTGGGAAGTGGAAAGGTTAGCAGCGGTGACGGTTGCTGATGCTCTCAAGCACCCCAATTGGACAATGGGGCGCAAAATTACTGTAGATTCTGCCACTTTAATGAATAAAGGGTTGGAAGTTATTGAAGCGCATTTCCTCTTTGGATTGGATTACAAGGACATTGAAATTGTAATTCATCCTCAAAGTATCATTCATTCACTGATCGAACTGCAAGATACTTCTGTCTTAGCGCAATTGGGTTGGCCTGATATGCGCTTACCCCTACTTTATGCTTTGTCTTGGCCCGATCGCATCTACACCAATTGGGAACGCTTGGATTTAGTTAAAGTTGGTAATTTAACCTTCCGCGAACCCGATCACCAGAAGTACCCTTGTATGAAATTAGCATACGCTGCAGGTCGTGCTGGTGGTTCCATGCCAGCTGTCTTAAATGCAGCCAATGAGCAAGCTGTGGCTTTATTTCTAGAAGAAAAAATCCGGTTTTTAGATATTCCTTGGTGCATTGAATGGGTGTGCGATCGTCACACAAAGGATAACCGTTCAAATCCTTCTTTAGATGATATTGTGGCAGCCGATCGATGGGCAAGACAGGAAGTTTTAACAGCAACAGAAAAGTTGACGTCTCGTTCTCAGATTATTTCTGCATGA
- a CDS encoding acyl-CoA thioesterase has translation MSEETLNQPQLPPTSALDKLSNQELENWFEYPVRVQPHHTDYAGIVWHGTYIAWMEEARVECLRAIGVDYAELVVLGCDLPVVELSVRYHRSLQLGMAAVVRTRMAEVTGIRINWDYAIESLDRQELYVTAKVTLVAVDRERGKALRQLPAKVQDVLARLSASIK, from the coding sequence ATGTCAGAAGAAACGCTAAATCAGCCACAACTTCCTCCCACAAGTGCTCTTGACAAATTATCAAATCAAGAGTTGGAAAATTGGTTTGAATATCCTGTGAGGGTACAACCGCACCATACTGACTATGCGGGTATTGTTTGGCATGGTACTTACATAGCTTGGATGGAAGAAGCACGTGTAGAATGCTTGCGAGCAATTGGGGTTGATTACGCAGAGCTTGTCGTCTTGGGTTGTGATTTACCTGTTGTAGAACTGTCAGTACGCTATCACCGTTCTCTTCAATTAGGTATGGCAGCAGTTGTGAGAACGCGCATGGCTGAGGTTACAGGAATTCGTATTAACTGGGATTATGCAATTGAATCACTAGATAGGCAAGAATTATACGTAACTGCAAAAGTGACTTTAGTAGCGGTGGATCGTGAAAGAGGTAAAGCCTTGCGTCAATTGCCTGCCAAAGTCCAGGACGTTTTGGCACGGCTTTCTGCATCAATCAAGTGA
- a CDS encoding DUF1815 family protein yields MFLRLAQQHRQFVQDLVMNLQALAIVLEKRGYPASCYTCGDQMNSASFMVSLGENHLIRFLVSDYGITWTEMRDDRELMKLEGAEAVNQLQELANIVKHPVQPPVATKTLAKRY; encoded by the coding sequence GTGTTTCTCAGATTAGCACAACAACATCGGCAATTCGTTCAGGACTTAGTGATGAACCTGCAAGCTTTGGCAATCGTGCTAGAGAAGCGGGGATATCCAGCATCCTGCTATACTTGTGGCGACCAAATGAACAGTGCTTCGTTTATGGTCAGCTTGGGAGAAAATCACCTCATTCGATTTTTGGTCTCCGACTACGGGATCACATGGACTGAGATGCGGGACGATCGCGAATTGATGAAATTAGAAGGCGCAGAAGCGGTAAATCAATTACAGGAACTTGCCAATATTGTCAAGCATCCCGTGCAACCACCTGTAGCCACTAAAACTCTAGCTAAGCGTTATTAA
- a CDS encoding DUF2839 domain-containing protein produces MGEAKRRKELIGEKYGQETRILPWVPVTKSQAEFFVKWANRLTWFGIGGLVVAWLTIRFIGPAFGWWQIVG; encoded by the coding sequence ATGGGTGAAGCAAAGCGTCGTAAAGAATTAATAGGAGAGAAATACGGTCAAGAAACCCGTATCCTACCTTGGGTACCCGTTACCAAATCTCAAGCAGAATTTTTTGTTAAATGGGCAAATCGCCTAACTTGGTTTGGAATTGGCGGTTTGGTTGTTGCTTGGTTGACCATTCGTTTTATCGGTCCGGCTTTTGGTTGGTGGCAAATTGTTGGGTAA
- a CDS encoding WD40 repeat domain-containing protein, whose amino-acid sequence MLDNKTTQKQAPVRKSPKLLVGSIAAVVVLSGAAFGVYQWQINNSSIEVKAINWQKIQLAHTFTGHQGRVWSVAVSPHPVSEGSIPLLATASEDKTVKLWDLQTGKNLKTLEGHAQGVLSVVFSPNGQMLASSGKDATIKLWDVPSGKLIRTLAEHPKNVRSVVFSPDGQTLVSSSWDNTIKVWNVQTGKSLHTLKGHTEGVFAVAISPDGQTIASASKDKTIKLWNLTKGILNRTITGHQDSVRSLAFSPDGQTLASGSNDKTIKLWNVSTGELNRTLAGHTSLINSVAFNRDGQTLVSGSEDKTIKLWNGNTGEQIRTFTSYSDVVTSVVFYPDGQGFVSGSGDKIAKAFSF is encoded by the coding sequence ATGCTAGATAATAAAACAACTCAAAAGCAAGCTCCTGTTCGCAAATCTCCGAAACTGCTTGTTGGGAGTATTGCGGCTGTGGTAGTGCTTTCTGGTGCAGCCTTCGGGGTCTATCAGTGGCAAATCAATAATTCTTCCATTGAAGTAAAAGCCATAAACTGGCAGAAGATTCAGCTCGCACACACCTTTACAGGTCATCAAGGCAGGGTTTGGTCGGTGGCAGTGAGCCCTCACCCCGTGTCCGAGGGTAGCATACCTTTACTTGCTACGGCTAGTGAGGACAAAACCGTTAAACTTTGGGATTTACAAACCGGGAAAAACCTTAAGACTTTGGAAGGTCATGCTCAAGGAGTTTTGTCAGTTGTCTTCAGTCCCAACGGACAGATGTTAGCAAGTAGTGGGAAGGACGCAACTATCAAACTTTGGGATGTGCCATCGGGAAAACTTATTCGGACTTTGGCAGAGCATCCTAAAAACGTCAGGTCAGTTGTTTTCAGCCCTGATGGACAAACACTAGTTAGCAGCAGTTGGGATAACACGATTAAAGTCTGGAACGTACAAACTGGTAAATCCCTCCATACTCTTAAAGGTCATACAGAAGGAGTCTTTGCTGTTGCTATTAGCCCTGACGGTCAAACCATTGCCAGTGCTAGCAAAGACAAAACCATTAAGCTTTGGAACCTAACAAAAGGTATACTCAATCGTACCATCACCGGGCATCAAGATTCAGTGCGATCGCTAGCGTTTAGCCCTGATGGTCAAACTCTAGCTAGTGGTAGCAACGATAAAACCATCAAATTGTGGAATGTGAGTACCGGAGAACTCAATCGGACGCTTGCAGGTCACACCAGTTTGATTAACTCTGTTGCTTTCAATCGAGACGGACAAACCTTAGTCAGTGGCAGCGAGGATAAAACCATCAAACTCTGGAATGGAAATACGGGAGAACAAATCCGTACATTTACATCATATTCCGATGTGGTCACGTCTGTAGTCTTTTATCCAGATGGTCAAGGCTTTGTCAGTGGGAGTGGAGATAAGATTGCCAAAGCCTTTTCTTTTTAG